A region from the Ammospiza nelsoni isolate bAmmNel1 chromosome 1, bAmmNel1.pri, whole genome shotgun sequence genome encodes:
- the ID4 gene encoding DNA-binding protein inhibitor ID-4 isoform X1 produces MKAVSPVRHPSRKAQPGVAGGGGGHPALRCLAEHSGCKGSPPSGEEPAALCLQCDMNDCYSRLRKLVPTIPPNKRVSKVEILQHVIDYILDLQLALETHPALLRQQPPPPALHPGTCPAGTPRTPLTALNTDPAGSVNKPGDSILCR; encoded by the exons ATGAAAGCCGTGAGCCCCGTCCGGCACCCCAGTCGCAAGGCACAGCCCGGCgtggcgggcggcggcggggggcaCCCGGCTCTGCGGTGCCTGGCCGAGCACAGCGGCTGCAAGGGGAGCCCGCCGTCGGGCGAGGAGCCGGCggcgctgtgcctgcagtgcgaTATGAATGACTGTTACAGCCGGCTGAGGAAGCTGGTGCCCACCATCCCGCCCAACAAGAGGGTCAGCAAAGTGGAGATCCTACAGCACGTCATCGACTACATCCTCGAcctgcagctggctctggagACGCACCCAGCGCTGCTCCGGCAGCAGCCGCCGCCTCCCGCTCTGCACCCAGGCACCTGTCCCGCGGGCACCCCCCGGACCCCGCTGACTGCCCTGAACACTGACCCG GCAGGCTCTGTTAACAAGCCGGGAGACAGCATCCTCTGCCGCTGA
- the ID4 gene encoding DNA-binding protein inhibitor ID-4 isoform X2 — translation MKAVSPVRHPSRKAQPGVAGGGGGHPALRCLAEHSGCKGSPPSGEEPAALCLQCDMNDCYSRLRKLVPTIPPNKRVSKVEILQHVIDYILDLQLALETHPALLRQQPPPPALHPGTCPAGTPRTPLTALNTDPVRGRLC, via the exons ATGAAAGCCGTGAGCCCCGTCCGGCACCCCAGTCGCAAGGCACAGCCCGGCgtggcgggcggcggcggggggcaCCCGGCTCTGCGGTGCCTGGCCGAGCACAGCGGCTGCAAGGGGAGCCCGCCGTCGGGCGAGGAGCCGGCggcgctgtgcctgcagtgcgaTATGAATGACTGTTACAGCCGGCTGAGGAAGCTGGTGCCCACCATCCCGCCCAACAAGAGGGTCAGCAAAGTGGAGATCCTACAGCACGTCATCGACTACATCCTCGAcctgcagctggctctggagACGCACCCAGCGCTGCTCCGGCAGCAGCCGCCGCCTCCCGCTCTGCACCCAGGCACCTGTCCCGCGGGCACCCCCCGGACCCCGCTGACTGCCCTGAACACTGACCCGGTAAGAG GCAGGCTCTGTTAA